ATCAAGCCGCGCCAAAGGCAAAAGTCGTATCCGATAAACGTTTTGTGGATAACGGAAAAATCATAACCAGCGCCGGATTATCTTCAGGAATTGACGGCTCACTTCATGTTGTTGAAAAACTGCTGGGTAAAGGTTGGGCCCAGGTGGTCGCTACCGGCTTGGAATACAACTGGGACTCGGAATCGAAATACGTACGCGCAGCGCTTGCCGATCAACAGTTGAGAGTTGTAACACCATTTATTCGACGTTATGAGCGAGAAGTGATCAAACACGAAGGGGGTGTTGACCGTTGGACCGCAGTGTGGAAAGTGCAGTCGGATTCCAATTCGTCCTTTTTTGATTCCTTAAACGGTTATCTCGCAACTGAAAGCAAGTGGAATCGTCAGAATCTCAATGATCCGGCGAAGAGCCTTTGGAAATTTTCCGATGCAAAGGGCCAGACATGGACAGGAGAAGCAATTCTGGAACAGGTATCGGAAGAAAAAAATCGGCTGGTTCTGACAATACGAATCTTCCGGTCCTGAAAGAAATCCGCAAATAATGTGGTGACGTACGACTCTTCGGCACAGGTACGCGGACGTGACTTACGCTCAACATAGATTTGAACCCTGTGGCTGCTTCTGATTATGAAATATGTATGCCTGCCACAAGACGGTCTTAACGATACTGAAGATTGTGAACTTCCTCCACATCCTGTGGAAAAACGAGCGTTGAGAATCGGCAGGAGCAAGTTTTACAACTGGCGCAGGCGATACGGCAAAGTGACCGAACATAACTCCTGTGGATTCGGCGAGAATGGTTGCTGCTAGATTACTGTGGAGTGAAGGAGGAAGGGCGAATTGGATAAGATTAATTCAATGAAAAAACTCATCAGCTTTTTGTTAATTTCTCTTGCTATTCCGATTCACACGTCAGCTCAACAGCTGGACTTTCCAAAATCTGCGCACACAAAGATAGAAGACCTGCAGACTGCCATGCCGCAGCTCGCGAAGAAGATGATTGAGATATACAAAGAGGACGATCGGCAAAAATACCTGGATCATCTATTTCGATTGCAGATGATTGCCACAAACTACAACGAGGCGATCGCAACCATAAGATCACTGCGCGAGGTTTTTAAGGTTAAGGATCCGAGTCATGCAAATATGGCCAACATGGTGTATGAAATCTTCTGCAGCACCAGGGTCACCCAAACCGCCAAAAATATTTCTTTTGAAGATGCATTTCAGCAGTCATTCCGGAACGCTTATTCCAAATTAAACGATACGGATGCTTATCGCGTCTCCTGGAGTTTCGGTTACAATCTGGCCCGTGCTCAAAACGCATTGCAGCAATCCCTGGAGAACTTAAAAGACAGAGACAGTATCGACCTCAATGAGGCTTTGCAGCTAGTACAACAATATCAACCTTATCAGGTGTACAAACTTCTCTCTCCGTTAACCAGCGCGCTAATCAAAGAAGATGAAAACAGGCGGTACATAATTCAGGATGACGTTTTGATTAAGACGAAAGAGGGTGCAACCCTCTCCGCCATTGTGGTTCGAAAGAAGGGGATTGATACTCCTCAGCCGGCGGCGCTATGCTTCACGAGTTATACGGATCTCAGTTTAAACCTGGCGCTGCAAGCAGCTTCCTATGGCTATGTTGGCGTGACAGCAGAGACAAGGGGCAAGAGACTGAGTCCTGATGAAATTGATCCTTACGAGCACGTTGCTCGGGACGCCTATGGAGTGATTGACTGGATCAGCAAGCAACCCTGGTGCAATGGGAAAGTCGGAATGTATGGCGGAAGTTACTCAGGTTTTGCGG
The bacterium DNA segment above includes these coding regions:
- a CDS encoding DJ-1/PfpI family protein; protein product: MNGRRVSLCLVLILSLLVCPGNSSSANSSPQEQRTVPPRQAALAQEKRVALFIFEGVEIIDFTGPYEVFGQAGFDVFTVAEKAAPITTYMGMKVTPQYTFENHPKPDVLLIPGGEIAAHQENPVVIRWIQENTKQAEAVLSVCTGAFFLARAGLLDGMQATTFASMIPGLHQAAPKAKVVSDKRFVDNGKIITSAGLSSGIDGSLHVVEKLLGKGWAQVVATGLEYNWDSESKYVRAALADQQLRVVTPFIRRYEREVIKHEGGVDRWTAVWKVQSDSNSSFFDSLNGYLATESKWNRQNLNDPAKSLWKFSDAKGQTWTGEAILEQVSEEKNRLVLTIRIFRS
- a CDS encoding CocE/NonD family hydrolase, whose translation is MKKLISFLLISLAIPIHTSAQQLDFPKSAHTKIEDLQTAMPQLAKKMIEIYKEDDRQKYLDHLFRLQMIATNYNEAIATIRSLREVFKVKDPSHANMANMVYEIFCSTRVTQTAKNISFEDAFQQSFRNAYSKLNDTDAYRVSWSFGYNLARAQNALQQSLENLKDRDSIDLNEALQLVQQYQPYQVYKLLSPLTSALIKEDENRRYIIQDDVLIKTKEGATLSAIVVRKKGIDTPQPAALCFTSYTDLSLNLALQAASYGYVGVTAETRGKRLSPDEIDPYEHVARDAYGVIDWISKQPWCNGKVGMYGGSYSGFAAWAATKTLHQVLKTIVPYVANNPGDGLPMENNIFLFVNYAWAFYVTNNKYLDNTTYFDSKRWGDLNNRWYQSGKSYREIDRVDGTPNKWLQRWLQHPSYDEYWQRMVPYKQDFARINIPVLTITGYYDDGQQSALHYLKEHYKHNKNADHYLLIGPYDHFGAQSSRKPWVLRGYTIDPVAQMDTPEITFQWMDFILRNGAKLPILADKMNYELMGANEWRHAPSLEKMSNSMLTLYLTNRSLEIITN